One Streptomyces fagopyri DNA window includes the following coding sequences:
- a CDS encoding DegV family protein, whose translation MSRHVAIVTDSTAYLPPRTMERHGITAVPLTVVLGDQALEEGTEISARSLAQALQKRRPVTTSRPSPEVFAATYRAIAESGATGIVSLHLSAEFSGTYDAAVLAAREAPLPVRVVDTGMVAMALGFCALAAARSAEAGGTVDEAVTAAEKRAAGTSTYFYVDTLDYLRRGGRIGAAQALLGSALAVKPLLQLDGGRIELLEKVRTASKAIARLEEIVAERAGSAQVDIAVHHLAAPERASALADRLRARVPGLADLHVSEVGAVIGAHTGPGLLGAVISPR comes from the coding sequence ATGTCCCGCCATGTCGCGATCGTCACCGATTCAACGGCCTACCTGCCGCCCCGGACGATGGAGCGCCACGGCATCACCGCGGTGCCCCTGACCGTGGTCCTCGGCGACCAGGCCCTCGAAGAAGGCACCGAGATCTCGGCCCGTTCCCTGGCCCAGGCCCTCCAGAAGCGGCGCCCCGTCACCACGTCCCGGCCCAGCCCCGAGGTCTTCGCCGCCACCTACCGCGCGATCGCCGAGTCGGGTGCGACCGGCATCGTCTCCCTCCATCTGTCCGCCGAGTTCTCCGGCACCTACGACGCCGCGGTCCTCGCGGCACGTGAGGCTCCCCTGCCCGTGCGCGTGGTGGACACGGGGATGGTCGCGATGGCCCTCGGATTCTGCGCGCTCGCCGCGGCCCGGTCCGCGGAGGCGGGGGGCACCGTCGACGAGGCCGTCACGGCCGCGGAGAAGCGGGCCGCGGGCACCTCCACGTATTTCTACGTCGACACCCTCGACTATCTGCGCCGCGGCGGCCGTATCGGGGCCGCACAGGCGCTGCTCGGCTCCGCGCTCGCGGTGAAGCCGCTGCTGCAACTGGACGGCGGCCGCATCGAACTGCTGGAGAAGGTGCGCACGGCCTCCAAGGCGATCGCCCGGCTGGAGGAGATCGTGGCCGAGCGCGCGGGCAGCGCCCAGGTCGACATCGCTGTCCACCACCTGGCCGCCCCCGAGCGGGCGTCCGCCCTCGCGGACCGGTTGCGGGCGCGGGTGCCGGGGCTGGCCGATCTGCATGTGAGCGAGGTGGGGGCGGTGATCGGGGCGCACACCGGGCCCGGGTTGCTGGGGGCGGTCATCTCGCCTCGGTGA
- a CDS encoding tyrosine-type recombinase/integrase, which translates to MLELVSGVHLLHPEDAVLDAMLSGWARQQVGGRGLQPGTVDGRRRVVETFGDFTNEYPWKWTAAHIDEWMADLVMRHNRAKSTLRNYQGAVSLFMDYLLNPVYGWVEVCLERFGTHPTPILHDGNRREHLVDYEGGEERRPMTREECQLLFDHIDDRVDRMIKRGRKGALTAYRDSTLFKTIYGWGLRASEVSGLDMVDLYRNAKAPQFGRYGMVHVRKAKGTKGSGPRRRNVASIMPWAVESLEDYVVNGRPRYGFPTHPALWLTERGGRLRTREIEDRFALYRDELGLSEELVPHCLRHSYVTHNIEDGVDPKFIQEQVGHLYASTTALYTAVSDDFANTMMLKAIDLAFDNDPGQRALERSGQR; encoded by the coding sequence GTGCTGGAGCTGGTCTCGGGGGTACATCTGCTGCACCCCGAGGACGCCGTACTCGACGCGATGCTGTCGGGTTGGGCACGGCAGCAGGTGGGGGGCCGGGGGCTCCAGCCGGGGACTGTCGATGGCCGGCGACGCGTCGTCGAGACCTTCGGGGACTTCACGAATGAGTACCCGTGGAAGTGGACGGCCGCGCACATCGACGAGTGGATGGCGGACTTGGTGATGCGACACAACCGCGCCAAGTCGACGCTCCGCAACTACCAGGGGGCCGTGAGCTTGTTCATGGACTACCTCCTCAACCCGGTCTACGGGTGGGTGGAGGTCTGTCTGGAACGGTTCGGCACGCATCCGACGCCGATCCTTCATGACGGCAATCGGCGCGAACACCTCGTGGACTACGAGGGAGGCGAAGAGCGCCGGCCGATGACGCGGGAGGAGTGCCAGCTCCTCTTCGATCACATCGATGACCGGGTGGACCGGATGATCAAGCGAGGCCGAAAGGGGGCCCTGACCGCCTACAGGGATTCCACCTTGTTCAAGACGATCTACGGCTGGGGTCTGCGGGCTTCGGAGGTGTCCGGCCTGGACATGGTGGACCTCTACCGGAACGCGAAGGCTCCGCAGTTCGGCCGGTACGGCATGGTGCACGTCCGCAAGGCCAAGGGCACCAAGGGCTCCGGCCCGCGGCGGCGGAACGTCGCCAGCATTATGCCGTGGGCGGTGGAGTCCCTGGAGGACTACGTCGTCAACGGCCGTCCCCGCTACGGATTCCCGACGCACCCGGCTTTGTGGTTGACCGAACGTGGCGGCCGGCTGCGGACGCGCGAGATCGAGGACCGGTTCGCTCTCTACCGCGATGAGCTGGGGCTCTCGGAGGAACTGGTGCCGCACTGCCTGCGGCATTCGTACGTCACGCACAACATCGAGGACGGCGTCGACCCGAAGTTCATCCAGGAACAGGTTGGCCACCTCTACGCGTCCACGACCGCTCTCTACACCGCGGTCAGCGACGATTTCGCCAACACGATGATGCTCAAGGCCATCGACCTGGCCTTCGACAACGACCCCGGGCAGCGGGCCCTGGAACGGAGTGGACAGCGGTGA
- a CDS encoding helix-turn-helix domain-containing protein encodes MTAKLDYKWHLREVMATKGMFSTTDLRSPLAERGIDLSASQIYRLVVEVPERLNLKVLMSLLDILDCSMDELIEPVAAGRPRAKKAADGTETTGVGDFRPKRARVTRS; translated from the coding sequence GTGACGGCGAAGCTCGACTACAAGTGGCACCTGCGCGAGGTCATGGCCACGAAGGGCATGTTCTCCACCACCGACCTGCGGTCTCCGCTGGCCGAGCGGGGCATCGATCTGTCCGCCAGCCAGATTTACCGGCTGGTGGTGGAGGTCCCGGAACGGCTCAACCTCAAGGTCCTGATGTCCTTGTTGGACATCCTCGACTGCTCGATGGACGAGCTGATCGAGCCGGTCGCCGCAGGCAGGCCGAGGGCGAAGAAGGCCGCGGACGGCACTGAGACCACCGGTGTCGGCGACTTCCGGCCCAAGCGGGCTCGGGTCACCCGGTCGTGA
- a CDS encoding SLBB domain-containing protein, translating to MGPSPAVPGGPAGEANTLGPAATEIVVDVSGKVRSPGLQRLPAGSRVEDALRAAGGVRPGANTEGLNRARLLVDGEQVAVGAPAPVAGPVTGGGSIAGGAGGPGSGAAPSAPVSLSTATVDQLDTLPGVGPVLARHIVEYWINAAKSVSTFGGVSLGGAARACSASKTRNTRVSSEPQVKVHSCG from the coding sequence ATGGGACCCTCCCCGGCCGTGCCGGGCGGCCCGGCCGGGGAGGCGAACACCTTGGGCCCGGCCGCGACCGAGATCGTGGTGGACGTCAGCGGCAAGGTGCGCAGTCCCGGGCTCCAGCGACTGCCGGCCGGTTCGCGGGTCGAGGACGCGCTGCGGGCCGCGGGCGGGGTGCGGCCGGGGGCGAACACGGAGGGTCTCAACCGCGCACGCCTCCTCGTGGACGGCGAACAGGTCGCCGTCGGTGCTCCCGCGCCCGTGGCGGGACCGGTCACGGGCGGCGGCTCCATCGCGGGTGGTGCGGGCGGACCCGGTTCCGGGGCGGCACCATCGGCTCCGGTCTCCCTCAGCACGGCCACCGTCGACCAGCTCGACACCCTCCCCGGTGTCGGTCCGGTGCTCGCCCGGCACATCGTCGAGTACTGGATTAACGCGGCGAAGAGTGTGTCCACCTTCGGCGGTGTCTCGCTGGGAGGGGCTGCGCGGGCGTGTTCCGCGTCGAAGACGCGGAACACGCGTGTCTCGTCGGAGCCGCAGGTGAAGGTCCACTCCTGTGGGTGA
- a CDS encoding tyrosine-type recombinase/integrase: protein MLVHFFSSEGWQSWGLGGQPLIPERMPVLIDDDFLFEDEHGPRATRAVNSWLRTLPTSGAPSPNSWRAYALAARDWLTHLRRHSLKVFASRQDLVAALGTYADRRLSGPLDERLKSSSWELQVTALSQFYDWAVAEGLAQAVPFTQAVGVRMVDGRLVEVGRNLAKLRRPKPHTKVQYLEADFAELFCHGLGGLGPDGLEDPTFRGRFPGRNAAMGQLVLGSGMRSREFTHLLVHEVPPLPAEPTEVPIPWAVPELGAKGRKFRTTWIDYASLAAVHAYVDLERELSLGPWTPRNPLVVEEADFRGGRVNGRRMSWSSLAPEERLRLVGPEGGSLLLALSYGGRPFVDWGTLFRRTACRIRERFEPRFPEVGPHRCRHSFAMATLEKLVEGHYRQAAQLATATGDAAGLALYLLKSDPLLILRDLLGHSSVTTTEIYLKRLDVHRIYRAAWERTRGEVDPAALAEADTEFSEAV, encoded by the coding sequence GTGTTGGTGCACTTCTTCTCTTCCGAGGGCTGGCAGTCCTGGGGCCTCGGTGGTCAGCCGTTGATCCCTGAGCGGATGCCGGTCCTGATCGATGACGACTTCCTCTTCGAGGACGAGCACGGGCCGCGGGCCACACGGGCGGTGAACTCGTGGCTGCGTACGTTGCCGACGAGCGGGGCGCCGTCGCCGAATTCGTGGCGTGCGTACGCGCTCGCTGCCCGGGACTGGCTGACGCATCTGCGGCGGCACAGCCTGAAGGTGTTCGCTTCGCGGCAGGATCTCGTTGCGGCTCTGGGAACGTACGCGGACCGGCGGCTGTCGGGGCCGCTGGACGAGCGGCTGAAGTCGTCGTCGTGGGAGTTGCAGGTGACTGCACTCAGCCAGTTCTACGACTGGGCGGTGGCCGAGGGCCTGGCTCAAGCGGTGCCGTTCACGCAGGCCGTCGGGGTGCGGATGGTGGACGGTCGGCTGGTCGAGGTGGGCCGGAATCTGGCGAAGTTGCGTCGGCCGAAGCCGCACACCAAGGTCCAGTACCTGGAGGCGGACTTCGCCGAGCTGTTCTGTCATGGCCTGGGGGGACTGGGTCCGGACGGCCTGGAGGATCCGACGTTCCGCGGCCGGTTCCCGGGACGGAACGCGGCGATGGGACAGCTGGTGCTGGGCAGCGGGATGCGGAGCCGGGAGTTCACGCACCTGCTGGTTCACGAGGTTCCGCCGCTGCCGGCGGAGCCGACCGAGGTCCCGATTCCGTGGGCGGTTCCCGAACTGGGCGCCAAGGGGCGGAAGTTCCGCACGACGTGGATCGACTACGCGTCGCTGGCAGCGGTGCACGCCTACGTCGACCTGGAGCGCGAACTGTCGCTGGGTCCCTGGACGCCGAGGAATCCGCTGGTGGTGGAGGAGGCGGACTTCCGGGGCGGGCGGGTCAACGGGCGACGGATGTCCTGGTCGTCGCTGGCGCCGGAGGAACGACTTCGGCTGGTCGGTCCCGAGGGCGGCTCGCTGTTGCTGGCCCTGAGCTACGGCGGGCGACCGTTCGTGGACTGGGGGACGCTGTTTCGTCGCACGGCCTGCCGGATCCGTGAGCGCTTCGAGCCGCGGTTCCCGGAGGTCGGACCGCACCGATGCCGTCACTCGTTTGCGATGGCCACGCTGGAGAAGCTGGTGGAAGGCCACTACCGGCAGGCCGCCCAGCTCGCGACGGCGACGGGCGATGCGGCTGGGCTTGCGCTCTACCTGCTGAAATCCGATCCGCTGCTGATCTTGCGGGACCTGCTGGGGCATTCCAGCGTGACCACGACGGAGATCTACTTGAAGCGCCTGGACGTGCACCGCATCTACCGGGCGGCCTGGGAAAGGACCCGTGGTGAGGTCGATCCGGCCGCGCTCGCCGAGGCTGACACCGAGTTCTCGGAGGCGGTCTGA
- a CDS encoding ComEC/Rec2 family competence protein codes for MHAASGKRLGRAHPQEEGPADLRLVPPALAAWATAALALDAPAGWTTGAVVGCLVVACVLLVTGRGRTHGTGPRGEPRQRATPWRAWPRVSAAAVLLCAAAAAASAGLHGADVRRGPIPSLARQFAHVTVEAEVTSDARLTRPRIKGDHAAPTAVLLDAEVRRVTPPDGIGRAVETRTPVLLIVDARAPKGSSGPAGRRSSWLSLLPSTRLRVAGRLAPAQADGDRVAAVLRVRGSGPPEVVGEPSGPQRFAGRLREGLRQATGGLEADARALLPGLVVGDTARVTPELDDAFKATDLTHLLAVSGGNLAILLALFIGPPGLAQRAERRGLAPRLGLPLRTTALLGGAVTLAFVIVCRPDPSVLRAAACGSVTLLAVATGRRRSLIPALATAVLLLVLYDPWLARSYGFLLSVLATGALLTLAPRWSAALRARRVPPRLAEALAAAGAAQALCAPVVAVLSARVSLVAVPCNLLAEFAVAPATVLGFATLATAPITPAVAKALAWCASWPARWIADIARAGAALPGGAVDWPGSWAGALLLALVTAFVVLVGRRLLERRWAIGVFLVVFLLLVVRPTPLTRVITGWPPPGWRFAMCDVGQGDATVLAAGDGTAVVVDAGPDPGLVDHCLSALGVTRIPLVVLTHFHADHVAGLPGVLRGRSVGAIETTGFEEPPEQAEFVRREAAARHIEVTRAVAGERRRTGRLEWRVLWPGPSPPGPVPDSPNDASVALLVRSAGLRMLLLGDLEPPAQRALLRSPDAGELADVDVLKVAHHGSAYQDPELIRRAAPRIALISCGRDNPYGHPAPGTVGALRAGGAVVLRTDEDGALAVVGAGAELGVARD; via the coding sequence GTGCACGCGGCCTCGGGCAAGCGGCTGGGTCGGGCGCATCCCCAGGAGGAAGGACCGGCGGACCTGCGACTCGTGCCACCCGCGCTGGCGGCCTGGGCGACGGCGGCGCTGGCACTGGACGCCCCGGCCGGGTGGACCACGGGTGCGGTGGTGGGCTGCCTGGTCGTGGCCTGCGTCCTGCTCGTGACGGGACGCGGGCGCACGCACGGCACGGGCCCGCGGGGCGAACCGCGGCAGCGGGCGACCCCGTGGCGGGCGTGGCCGAGGGTTTCCGCCGCCGCCGTGCTGCTCTGTGCCGCGGCGGCCGCCGCTTCCGCGGGACTGCACGGGGCGGACGTGCGCCGTGGGCCCATCCCGTCCTTGGCGCGGCAGTTCGCCCACGTGACCGTCGAGGCGGAGGTGACCTCCGACGCACGGCTCACCCGTCCCCGGATCAAGGGGGACCACGCGGCTCCGACGGCCGTGCTGCTCGACGCCGAGGTCCGGCGGGTCACGCCGCCGGACGGTATCGGAAGAGCGGTGGAGACGCGAACACCGGTGCTGTTGATCGTCGACGCGAGGGCGCCGAAAGGCTCGTCCGGGCCGGCCGGGCGGCGGTCGTCCTGGTTGTCGCTCCTGCCGTCGACCCGGTTGCGGGTGGCAGGGCGGCTGGCGCCCGCGCAAGCCGACGGGGACCGGGTCGCGGCGGTACTGCGGGTGCGGGGGAGCGGGCCGCCGGAGGTGGTGGGGGAGCCGTCCGGACCGCAGCGCTTCGCCGGTCGGCTGCGCGAGGGGCTGCGGCAGGCGACCGGCGGACTGGAAGCGGACGCGCGGGCCCTGTTGCCGGGGCTCGTCGTGGGGGACACCGCACGGGTCACACCGGAGCTCGACGACGCGTTCAAGGCGACGGACCTCACGCATCTGCTCGCGGTCAGCGGCGGCAACCTCGCGATTCTGCTGGCCCTGTTCATCGGACCGCCCGGCCTCGCCCAGCGCGCCGAACGACGCGGCCTCGCACCCCGGCTCGGCCTTCCGCTGCGCACGACCGCGCTGCTGGGAGGCGCGGTCACGCTCGCCTTCGTGATCGTCTGTCGACCCGATCCGAGCGTGCTGCGGGCCGCGGCCTGTGGCTCGGTCACCCTGCTCGCCGTCGCGACCGGACGCCGTAGATCGCTGATCCCCGCGCTGGCCACGGCCGTGCTCCTCCTGGTGCTGTACGACCCCTGGCTGGCCCGTAGCTACGGCTTCCTGCTCTCCGTCCTTGCGACCGGCGCCCTGCTGACGCTCGCCCCGCGCTGGAGCGCGGCGCTGCGCGCGCGCCGGGTGCCACCCCGGCTGGCCGAGGCGCTGGCCGCCGCGGGAGCGGCACAGGCACTGTGCGCGCCGGTCGTCGCCGTCCTGTCGGCACGGGTGAGCCTGGTGGCGGTGCCGTGCAATCTGCTCGCGGAGTTCGCCGTCGCACCGGCCACCGTGCTGGGATTCGCGACGCTCGCCACCGCCCCGATCACCCCGGCCGTCGCCAAGGCACTCGCGTGGTGCGCGAGTTGGCCCGCCCGGTGGATCGCGGACATCGCCCGGGCCGGGGCGGCCCTGCCCGGCGGGGCGGTGGACTGGCCGGGAAGCTGGGCGGGGGCGCTGCTGCTCGCCCTGGTCACGGCGTTCGTCGTGCTCGTCGGGCGACGGCTCCTGGAGCGCCGGTGGGCGATCGGCGTGTTCCTCGTGGTGTTCCTGCTGCTCGTGGTGCGGCCGACACCGCTCACCAGGGTGATCACGGGATGGCCGCCGCCCGGCTGGCGGTTCGCGATGTGCGACGTGGGTCAGGGAGACGCCACGGTGCTGGCGGCGGGCGACGGCACCGCGGTGGTGGTGGACGCCGGACCGGACCCGGGACTGGTCGACCACTGCCTCAGCGCGCTCGGGGTCACCCGGATTCCGCTCGTCGTGCTCACGCACTTCCACGCCGACCATGTGGCGGGGCTGCCGGGGGTGTTGCGCGGTCGTTCCGTGGGGGCGATCGAGACGACGGGGTTCGAGGAGCCGCCGGAACAGGCCGAGTTCGTCCGGCGGGAGGCGGCCGCGCGGCACATCGAGGTGACACGGGCCGTGGCCGGGGAGCGACGGCGGACGGGACGTCTCGAATGGCGGGTGCTGTGGCCGGGGCCGAGCCCGCCGGGCCCTGTGCCGGACAGCCCGAACGACGCTAGTGTCGCCCTGCTCGTGCGATCGGCCGGGCTACGGATGCTACTGCTCGGGGACCTCGAACCACCGGCCCAGCGGGCGCTGTTGAGATCCCCCGACGCCGGCGAACTGGCGGACGTGGACGTGCTCAAGGTCGCCCACCACGGTTCGGCGTACCAGGATCCGGAGCTCATACGGAGGGCCGCTCCGCGGATCGCGCTGATCTCCTGCGGGCGGGACAACCCGTACGGGCATCCGGCTCCCGGCACGGTCGGGGCGCTGCGTGCGGGAGGTGCCGTGGTGCTGCGGACGGACGAGGACGGGGCTCTGGCTGTGGTCGGTGCGGGCGCGGAGCTGGGCGTGGCGAGAGACTGA
- a CDS encoding arylamine N-acetyltransferase family protein gives MNSAQADAYLRRIGAQHPAWPTSGVLRELHLRHLKTVPFENLSIHLGEEIVLEEKRLLDKVVGARRGGFCYELNGLFGGLLGALGFDVTLLSARTYGEEGRLGIPYDHLALRVRTVDGGDWLADVGFGTHSHYPLAFGERSEQADPGGTFRVVEAGPDAAGVRGVGGRREAEDLDVIRNAEPQYRLEVRPRVLGDFVAGAWWHSTSPMSHFGRSTVCSRVTEDGGRITLSGRSLTVTAPDGTKEVTEAATDEEVLAIYRERFGIELDQVPEVRKS, from the coding sequence ATGAATTCCGCACAGGCTGATGCCTACCTCCGCCGGATCGGTGCCCAGCACCCGGCGTGGCCCACCTCCGGGGTGCTGCGTGAGCTGCACCTTCGCCATCTCAAGACGGTGCCGTTCGAGAACCTGTCGATCCATCTGGGAGAGGAGATCGTGCTGGAGGAGAAACGCCTGCTGGACAAGGTGGTGGGCGCGCGCAGGGGCGGATTCTGCTACGAACTGAACGGCCTGTTCGGGGGCTTGCTGGGGGCGTTGGGCTTCGATGTGACGCTTCTCTCGGCCCGGACGTACGGCGAGGAAGGGCGGCTCGGAATTCCCTATGACCACCTCGCGCTGCGGGTCCGGACGGTGGACGGGGGCGACTGGCTGGCGGACGTCGGCTTCGGGACGCACAGTCACTATCCGCTGGCTTTCGGGGAGCGGAGCGAACAGGCGGACCCGGGCGGCACGTTCAGGGTCGTCGAGGCGGGACCGGACGCGGCGGGGGTACGGGGAGTCGGAGGGCGGCGGGAGGCCGAGGACCTGGACGTCATCCGGAACGCCGAACCGCAGTACCGCCTGGAGGTACGGCCGCGGGTGCTCGGCGACTTCGTGGCCGGCGCCTGGTGGCACAGCACCTCACCGATGTCGCATTTCGGCCGGTCCACGGTGTGTTCGCGGGTCACGGAGGACGGAGGACGGATCACGCTCAGCGGGCGGAGCCTGACGGTGACGGCGCCGGACGGGACGAAGGAGGTGACGGAGGCGGCCACGGACGAGGAGGTACTGGCGATCTACCGGGAGCGCTTCGGGATCGAACTGGACCAGGTGCCGGAGGTGCGGAAGTCCTGA
- the holA gene encoding DNA polymerase III subunit delta: MAKKTAQDDPLAPVTLAVGQEDLLLDRAVREVVAAARAADADTDVRDLTPDQLQPGTLAELTSPSLFSERKVVVVRNAQDLSADTIKDVKAYLGAPAEEITLVLLHAGAAKGKGLLDAARKVGAREVACPKMTKPADRLAFVRSEFRALGRSATPEACQALVDSIGSDLRELASAVSQLTADVEGTIDEAVVGRYYTGRAEASSFTVADRAVEGRAAEALEALRWSLSTGVAPVMITSALAQGVRAIGKLSSARGGRPADLARELGMPPWKIDRVRQQMRGWTPDGVAVALRAVADADAGVKGGGDDPEYALEKAVVTIARAARSRRG; encoded by the coding sequence ATGGCCAAGAAGACCGCACAAGACGACCCTCTCGCCCCCGTCACGCTCGCCGTGGGCCAGGAGGATCTCCTGCTCGACCGTGCCGTGCGGGAGGTGGTGGCCGCCGCCAGGGCCGCCGACGCCGACACGGACGTCCGCGACCTGACCCCGGACCAGTTGCAGCCCGGCACGCTCGCCGAGCTGACGAGCCCGTCGCTCTTCTCCGAGCGCAAGGTCGTGGTCGTACGCAACGCGCAGGATCTGTCGGCCGACACCATCAAGGACGTGAAGGCGTATCTGGGCGCGCCGGCCGAGGAGATCACCCTCGTGCTGCTGCACGCGGGCGCGGCCAAGGGCAAGGGACTGCTCGACGCCGCGCGCAAGGTGGGGGCCCGGGAGGTGGCGTGCCCCAAGATGACGAAGCCGGCGGACCGGCTGGCGTTCGTGCGGAGCGAGTTCAGGGCGCTGGGGAGGTCCGCGACACCGGAAGCCTGCCAGGCGCTCGTCGACTCCATCGGGAGTGATCTGAGGGAGCTTGCGTCCGCGGTGTCCCAGCTGACCGCGGATGTCGAGGGCACGATCGACGAGGCCGTCGTCGGCCGGTACTACACCGGGCGGGCCGAGGCGTCGAGCTTCACCGTGGCCGATCGGGCCGTGGAGGGGCGGGCAGCCGAGGCGCTGGAGGCGCTGCGCTGGTCCCTGTCGACCGGGGTCGCCCCCGTCATGATCACCAGCGCGCTGGCGCAGGGCGTACGGGCGATCGGGAAGCTGTCCTCCGCGCGCGGCGGCCGGCCGGCCGATCTCGCCCGCGAGCTGGGCATGCCGCCGTGGAAGATCGACCGGGTGCGGCAGCAGATGCGAGGGTGGACGCCGGACGGGGTGGCCGTCGCCCTGCGGGCGGTCGCCGACGCGGACGCCGGGGTCAAGGGCGGCGGAGACGACCCCGAGTACGCGCTGGAGAAAGCGGTCGTGACCATCGCCCGGGCGGCTCGGTCCCGACGGGGTTAG
- the rpsT gene encoding 30S ribosomal protein S20 encodes MANIKSQIKRIKTNEKARQRNKAVKSSLKTAIRKAREAAAAGDVEKATEYTRAASRQLDKAVSKGVIHKNQAANKKSALASKVVSLKG; translated from the coding sequence GTGGCGAACATCAAGTCCCAGATCAAGCGGATCAAGACCAACGAGAAGGCCCGGCAGCGCAACAAGGCCGTCAAGTCCTCTCTGAAGACCGCGATCCGCAAGGCCCGCGAGGCTGCTGCCGCGGGTGACGTCGAGAAGGCCACCGAGTACACGCGCGCCGCGTCGCGCCAGCTCGACAAGGCCGTCTCGAAGGGCGTCATCCACAAGAACCAGGCCGCCAACAAGAAGTCGGCGCTTGCTTCGAAGGTCGTTTCCCTCAAGGGCTGA